Proteins co-encoded in one Leptodactylus fuscus isolate aLepFus1 chromosome 4, aLepFus1.hap2, whole genome shotgun sequence genomic window:
- the LOC142201168 gene encoding uncharacterized protein LOC142201168 yields the protein MQPVEDGSWDEDGGSLCRRRFIYRLGVVGVVWMAVRACGQDLGQKGIILTEGQYNRVVPAIMGMNILKELDQLLFNKEGPDYWKQTANDRPTQKVFQHLIRTSGLRRNGGNQYPVGKIRVPRRTKITLPPKRETVLTLSVGAHRKLDDIEVLVEPIFLDEDRVDPLVARTLATVRDGRVPLRCVNTSDQALTLTPGVVLGHVYLAPEEVASTETIELKPIEGEAWALSVSLEEREDPTEQWNSRIILEQMGADLTPFTPVEAKTIENFIRENQATFSRHEEDFRCTDKIQHEIPTGEAPPSRERYRQIPSKYYQEVKELLAQMLKSGVIRESQSPWAAPIVLVKKKDGSTRFCVDYRKLNSCTIRDSYPVPRIEESLTALGKARYFSSLDLASGYWQVPVAEKDKAKTAFIVPMGLFEFNRMPFGLSNAPGTFQRLMESCLGDMNFEATLIYLDDIVVYSASFTQHLDQLGQVFRCLRGHGLKLKPKKCRIFQREIEYLGHKVSEAGIQPSDDKVRAVQQWPTPTTLREVRAFLGLAGHCRRFIKHFAKLAEPLHKLLRATARGPKTQRINWGPRQAEAMDKIKEALTSAPILAYADYNLPFRLYTDASLYGLGAVLSQVQEGVERVIAYGSRTLRETECNPVNYSSFRLELLALVWAITERFAEYLAGARIEVYTDNNPLAHITTAKLGAMEQRWIARLSKYDYHVQYCSKHENQNADALSRVTSEVPVGEIDEQLEEDEIPDFRKFTSKVVEAWILEIATGTSSRLLGQSREEWIKVQSSDPELVRVREWVTQQRKPSKKIQEELSHETLQILSQWEKLSMQEGLLYRRVYLAAELEERWQVVIPQKMALPLAQEAHEKGAHFGPDKTTGRGIEELNLTPPGDSESQSVGSWIDCHRRRLETVHRIATKRLQEKKHLPQKPAQEVPFQPGDKVLVAEKRPQHKLSERWEVEPYIVVRRTFPHGPVYEVKNE from the exons ATGCAGCCTGTTGAAGATGGCAGCTGGGATGAGGATGGAGGGTCCCTGTGTAGGAGACGCTTCATCTACAGGCTTGGAG TAGTGGGAGTCGTGTGGATGGCGGTGCGTGCTTGTGGCCAAGACTTAGGCCAGAAGGGGATTATATTAACGGAAGGACAGTACAACAGGGTGGTGCCAGCCATCATGGGCATGAATATTTTGAAGGAGCTGGATCAGCTGCTTTTCAACAAAGAAGGACCTGATTACTGGAAGCAGACCGCTAATGACAGACCCACGCAGAAAGTTTTCCAGCACCTTATCCGCACCAGCGGTTTGAGGAGGAATGGCGGGAATCAATATCCAGTAGGAAAGATCCGCGTACCAAGGCGGACCAAGATAACTTTACCACCAAAACGAGAGACTGTCCTCACGTTATCTGTTGGGGCGCACCGGAAGCTAGATGATATAGAGGTTTTGGTGGAGCCCATATTCCTCGACGAGGATAGAGTTGATCCATTGGTGGCACGAACTTTAGCCACGGTGAGAGATGGAAGAGTCCCTTTGCGGTGTGTGAATACAAGTGATCAAGCCCTCACGCTCACACCGGGTGTCGTCTTGGGACATGTTTATTTGGCGCCTGAAGAAGTAGCAAGTACTGAGACAATTGAGCTGAAACCAATAGAGGGAGAAGCCTGGGCCTTGTCCGTATCCCTTGAAGAAAGAGAGGATCCCACTGAACAGTGGAACAGCCGCATTATCCTAGAACAGATGGGAGCAGACCTCACACCCTTTACTCCTGTAGAGGCCAAAACTATAGAAAATTTTATCAGGGAAAATCAGGCCACGTTCTCTCGACACGAAGAGGACTTCCGTTGTACCGACAAAATTCAACATGAGATACCCACTGGGGAGGCTCcccccagcagagagagatatcgacagataccctcaaagtactatcaagaagtaaaggaattgcttgcgcagatgctgaagagcggggtgatacgagaaagtcagagcccttGGGCTGCCCCGATTGTGCTGGTTAAGAAAAAGGATGGATCCACTCGGTTTTGTGTCGATTACCGCAAACTGAACAGTTGTACAATCCGAGATTCTTACCCGGTGCCCCGTATAGAGGAGTCATTGACCGCCTTGGGAAAAGCCCGTTACTTCTCCTCTCTGGACTTGGCCAGTGGGTATTGGCAGGTCCCTGTGGCAGAGAAAGACAAAGCCAAGACTGCATTCATTGTGCCCATGGGGCTCTTTGAATTCAACCGAATGCCGTTTGGACTGAGTAATGCCCCGGGGACCTTTCAGCGCCTTATGGAAAGCTGTCTAGGAGACATGAACTTTGAAGCTAccctgatatacctggatgatattgtggtatattctgcaagctttacacaacatctagaccagttaggccaagtgttccgatgcctgcggggacatgggcttaaactcaagcctaagaagtgtcgaatctttcagagagaaatcgaatatctggggcacaaagtgtCCGAAGCTGGAATACAACCTTCAGATGACAAAGTGAGAGCAGTGCAACAGTGGCCCACACCGACCACATTGAGGGAAGTTCGTGCATTCCTTGGGCTAGCGGGTCATTGTCGCCGCTTTATCAAGCACTTTGCGAAGTTGGCAGAACCCTTGCACAAATTACTCAGAGCGACTGCGAGAGGGCCGAAAACACAAAGGATCAACTGGGGACCTCGACAAGCGGAAGCTATGGACAAAATAAAAGAAGCCTTGACCAGCGCCCCTATCCTCGCATATGCAGACTACAATCTTCCCTTCCGGTTATATACCGACGCAAGCCTTTACGGACTAGGCGCAGTACTGTCACAAGTACAAGAGGGCGTTGAACGTGTAATTGCTTACGGCAGCCGTACGTTACGAGAAACAGAATGTAATCCTGTGAATTACAGCTCTTTTCGCTTGGAACTGCTGGCATTAGTGTGGGCAATCACTGAAAGGTTTGCCGAGTACCTCGCTGGAGCCCGGATTGAAGTATACACGGACAACAACCCCCTGGCACACATCACCACTGCCAAGTTGGGAGCCATGGAGCAAAGGTGGATAGCACGTTTATCCAAGTACGACTACCATGTACAGTACTGCTCAAAACATGAGAACCAAAATGCTGATGCGCTTTCTCGAGTCACCTCAGAAGTTCCTGTGGGAGAAATAGATGAACAATTGGAAGAAGATGAAATTCCAGATTTCCGCAAGTTCACCTCAAAGGTTGTAGAGGCTTGGATTTTGGAAATAGCAACAGGAACATCTTCACGGCTACTGGGCCAATCCAGAGAAGAATGGATCAAAGTGCAGTCTTCTGACCCAGAGTTAGTCAGGGTGAGGGAATGGGTGACTCAACAGAGGAAACCAAGCAAGAAGATACAGGAAGAATTATCACACGAGACCCTCCAGATTTTGAGCCAGTGGGAGAAGTTGTCTATGCAAGAGGGGCTGCTGTATCGCAGAGTGTACTTGGCGGCTGAGCTAGAGGAGCGATGGCAGGTGGTGATACCGCAGAAAATGGCATTACCCCTGGCTCAGGAAGCTCATGAGAAGGGGGCCCACTTTGGACCGGATAAGAC AACTGGGAGGGGCATCGAGGAATTGAACCTGACTCCCCCTGGGGATAGTGAAAGTCAGAGTGTGGGCTCCTGGATAGACTGCCATCGCAGACGACTGGAGACTGTACATCGCATTGCCACCAAGCGACTACAGGAAAAGAAACACCTGCCACAAAAACCTGCACAAGAGGTTCCATTCCAACCAGGTGACAAGGTTCTAGTCGCTGAGAAGCGTCCACAACATAAATTGAGTGAGCGCTGGGAAGTAGAACCCTACATTGTAGTCAGAAGAACCTTCCCCCATGGACCAGTTTATGAAGTGAAAAATGAGTGA